In Pseudomonas sp. ADAK18, a single window of DNA contains:
- the dnaB gene encoding replicative DNA helicase — protein sequence MNDISAPEQYDLQTAALKVPPHSIEAEQAVLGGLMLDNNAWERVLDQVSDGDFYRHDHRLIFRAIAKLADLNSPIDVVTLAEQLDKEGQTSQVGGLGYLGELAKNTPSVANIKAYAQIVRARATLRQLIGIATEIADSAFNPEGRTAEEILDEAERQIFQIAEARPKTGGPVSVNDLLTKAIDRIDTLFNTDNAITGLSTGYTDLDGMTSGLQPSDLIIVAGRPSMGKTTFAMNLVENAVLRSEKAVLVYSLEMPGESLIMRMLSSLGRIDQTKVRAGRLEDDDWPRLTSAVNLLNDRKLFIDDTAGISPSEMRARTRRLVREHGEIGLIMIDYLQLMQIPGSSGDSRTNEISEISRSLKALAKEFNCPVVALSQLNRSLEQRPNKRPINSDLRESGAIEQDADVIMFVYRDEVYHPETEHKGIAEIIIGKQRNGPIGTTRLAFIGKYTRFENLAPGSYNFDDE from the coding sequence ATGAACGATATCTCCGCTCCTGAGCAATACGATCTGCAAACCGCTGCCCTGAAGGTGCCGCCGCATTCCATCGAGGCCGAACAGGCCGTGCTCGGTGGTCTGATGCTGGACAACAACGCCTGGGAACGTGTGCTGGATCAAGTCTCGGACGGTGACTTCTATCGCCATGACCACCGCCTGATCTTCCGTGCCATCGCCAAACTGGCCGATCTGAACTCCCCCATCGACGTCGTGACCCTTGCCGAGCAATTGGACAAGGAAGGTCAGACTTCGCAAGTGGGTGGTCTCGGTTACCTGGGCGAACTGGCGAAAAACACCCCATCGGTAGCCAACATCAAGGCCTATGCGCAGATCGTCCGCGCACGGGCGACCTTGCGGCAACTGATCGGTATCGCCACGGAAATCGCCGACAGTGCCTTCAACCCGGAAGGGCGCACGGCTGAAGAGATCCTCGACGAAGCTGAACGGCAGATCTTCCAGATCGCCGAAGCGCGGCCAAAAACCGGTGGCCCGGTGAGTGTCAATGACCTGTTGACCAAGGCCATCGACCGGATCGATACCTTGTTCAACACCGACAACGCCATCACTGGCCTGTCCACCGGTTACACCGACCTCGATGGCATGACCAGCGGCTTGCAGCCGTCCGACTTGATCATCGTCGCCGGCCGTCCGTCCATGGGTAAGACCACCTTTGCCATGAACCTGGTGGAGAATGCGGTGCTACGCAGCGAGAAGGCCGTACTGGTTTACTCCCTGGAGATGCCAGGTGAATCGTTGATCATGCGTATGCTCTCGTCGCTGGGCCGCATCGACCAGACCAAGGTCCGGGCGGGCCGCCTGGAAGACGACGACTGGCCGCGCCTGACCTCTGCCGTCAACCTGCTCAACGACCGCAAGCTGTTCATTGATGACACCGCCGGTATCAGCCCCTCGGAAATGCGCGCGCGCACCCGTCGTCTGGTGCGCGAGCACGGTGAAATTGGCCTGATCATGATCGACTACTTGCAACTGATGCAGATCCCCGGTTCCAGTGGTGACAGTCGGACCAACGAGATTTCCGAGATCTCCCGCTCGTTGAAAGCCCTGGCCAAGGAATTCAACTGTCCGGTGGTTGCGCTGTCGCAGCTCAACCGTTCCCTGGAGCAACGTCCGAACAAACGCCCTATCAACTCCGACTTGCGGGAATCCGGAGCGATCGAGCAGGATGCTGACGTGATCATGTTCGTTTACCGGGACGAGGTGTATCACCCGGAGACCGAGCATAAGGGCATCGCGGAAATCATTATTGGTAAACAGCGTAACGGTCCAATCGGCACCACGCGCTTGGCGTTTATCGGTAAATACACTCGTTTCGAGAACCTTGCTCCGGGCAGCTATAACTTCGACGACGAGTAA